In Dolichospermum flos-aquae CCAP 1403/13F, the following proteins share a genomic window:
- a CDS encoding serine hydrolase yields the protein MVFFNQDQQLENIGNQIVEATWAEFPTLAANQIALTWVVYDPPAPVNTGGALTPNAFWEHPVRGFSYRGGERIYPASVVKLFYLVVVQEWLEKGMSQTSGELNRALTDMIVDSSNDATSLIVDIISGTTSGPLLSPGPFETWKYQRNIINRYYQSLGWEEMQAINVCQKTWGDGPYGRERAFYGEMFENRNMVTTDATARLLHSIVGGVTVSSERSQSMMNLIKRNINPDDLPQDVEEDQVTGFLGGGLPQNSQIWSKAGWTSTVRHDAAYIELPDQRPYLLVVFTEGKAQAKSREILPFVSGRIAEAIANL from the coding sequence ATGGTTTTTTTTAATCAAGATCAACAACTAGAAAATATCGGTAATCAAATTGTAGAGGCAACTTGGGCAGAGTTTCCCACTTTAGCAGCAAATCAAATTGCTTTGACTTGGGTTGTCTATGATCCTCCCGCACCAGTTAATACAGGTGGTGCGCTGACTCCTAACGCTTTTTGGGAACATCCGGTGCGGGGTTTTAGCTATCGGGGAGGAGAACGGATTTATCCGGCCAGTGTGGTGAAGTTATTTTATTTGGTGGTGGTGCAAGAATGGCTAGAAAAAGGTATGAGTCAAACTTCGGGGGAATTAAACCGGGCTTTGACGGATATGATCGTTGATTCTAGTAATGATGCTACCAGTTTAATTGTGGATATCATCAGTGGGACTACTTCTGGTCCGCTGTTAAGTCCTGGTCCTTTTGAAACTTGGAAATATCAACGCAATATTATTAATCGCTATTACCAGTCCTTGGGGTGGGAGGAAATGCAAGCAATTAATGTCTGTCAAAAAACCTGGGGTGATGGTCCCTATGGCCGGGAAAGGGCTTTTTATGGGGAGATGTTTGAAAATCGGAATATGGTGACGACGGATGCCACTGCGAGATTATTACATAGTATCGTGGGTGGGGTGACGGTTTCTAGTGAGCGATCGCAATCTATGATGAATTTAATCAAACGTAATATTAACCCTGATGACTTACCCCAAGATGTGGAAGAAGACCAGGTTACAGGCTTCTTAGGCGGTGGATTACCTCAAAATAGTCAAATCTGGTCAAAAGCAGGTTGGACAAGCACAGTCCGCCATGATGCGGCTTATATTGAACTACCAGATCAACGTCCTTATCTGTTGGTGGTGTTTACGGAAGGGAAAGCACAAGCTAAGAGTCGGGAAATTTTACCTTTTGTGTCTGGAAGAATTGCAGAAGCGATCGCTAATTTATAA
- the tftA gene encoding hormogonium tapered terminus morphoprotein TftA, producing MGRIFISAAHGGTEAGKNDPGAIAGGTTEAKEMILLRDLVVTELRTRNVEVLAVPDDLSAAQTIAWINARANTKDVALEIQANAANSPSVRGASAFYIAKNDQRKQNAEMVLMALLRRVPQLPNRGVKPDTDSGLGNLQFCRQTVIGALLLQVGFLSSPEDRALLQSRRRDFAIGIAEGLTTWNQANDPQQPTTENYSSINININGQNYSEQGVLINGNAYIPIDLVDRLRIDISKLANLRRITYRQIVYIKAVELRDSHISIDWDSATRTVKLRSISTVCPGQIEQLISNGNTSEVQLQLFLKTNNETAITQFPDLPKLYREEATIEGINHDIAFCQMCLETGFLRFGTDIKSQQNNFAGLGAVGGGAEGASFPSARIGVRAHIQHLKAYASLEPLVQQEVDPRFRFVTRGVASSVHQLSGRWSADLDYGIKITAILRRLYESANLL from the coding sequence ATGGGGCGGATTTTTATTTCTGCGGCACATGGTGGCACAGAAGCGGGTAAAAATGACCCCGGTGCGATCGCTGGTGGCACAACGGAAGCAAAGGAAATGATTCTTTTGCGAGATTTGGTAGTGACAGAACTCCGTACCCGTAACGTAGAGGTTTTAGCTGTTCCTGATGATTTGAGTGCGGCTCAAACCATCGCTTGGATTAATGCTCGTGCTAATACCAAGGATGTAGCGCTAGAAATTCAAGCCAATGCTGCTAATAGTCCATCGGTGCGGGGAGCAAGTGCATTTTATATTGCCAAAAATGACCAACGCAAACAAAATGCCGAAATGGTATTAATGGCACTTTTGCGTCGTGTCCCCCAATTACCAAATCGCGGAGTAAAACCAGATACAGATAGTGGCTTGGGTAATTTACAATTTTGTCGTCAAACTGTGATTGGAGCTTTATTACTACAAGTCGGGTTTTTAAGCAGTCCTGAAGATCGGGCTTTATTACAAAGTCGTCGTCGTGATTTTGCCATCGGAATTGCGGAAGGACTGACTACTTGGAATCAAGCAAATGATCCTCAGCAACCAACGACCGAAAATTATTCTAGCATTAATATCAATATTAATGGACAAAATTACTCTGAACAAGGAGTATTAATTAATGGGAATGCTTACATCCCAATTGATTTAGTAGATCGGTTACGGATTGATATTTCCAAATTAGCTAATTTACGCCGAATTACCTATCGCCAAATAGTGTATATTAAAGCTGTAGAACTTCGAGACTCTCATATTTCTATTGATTGGGATAGTGCCACGCGCACAGTAAAATTACGCTCAATTTCAACAGTTTGTCCTGGACAAATTGAGCAACTTATCTCCAATGGTAATACATCAGAAGTACAGCTACAACTATTTCTAAAAACCAATAATGAAACCGCCATTACACAGTTTCCTGATCTTCCTAAACTATATCGAGAAGAAGCAACAATTGAAGGCATAAATCATGATATTGCTTTTTGTCAAATGTGTTTAGAAACTGGATTTTTACGGTTTGGTACTGACATTAAATCCCAGCAAAATAACTTTGCCGGTTTGGGTGCAGTTGGTGGTGGTGCGGAAGGAGCATCATTTCCCAGCGCCAGAATTGGTGTCAGAGCGCATATTCAACATTTAAAAGCCTATGCCAGTTTAGAACCTTTAGTCCAACAAGAAGTAGATCCTAGATTTCGCTTTGTTACTAGAGGAGTTGCGTCGTCAGTTCATCAATTGTCAGGGCGCTGGTCTGCGGATTTAGACTACGGAATTAAAATTACAGCTATTCTCAGAAGACTCTATGAATCAGCAAATCTTTTGTAA
- a CDS encoding Txe/YoeB family addiction module toxin gives MSRMLAWTDEAWGNYLYWQGQDKKTLKRINKLIEETMRMPFEGIGKPEPLKENLAGFWSRRIDDTNRLVYAVDDVYVTIISCRYHY, from the coding sequence ATGAGTAGAATGTTGGCTTGGACTGATGAGGCTTGGGGTAATTATCTTTACTGGCAAGGGCAAGACAAAAAGACTCTCAAAAGAATCAATAAGTTGATTGAGGAGACGATGCGGATGCCTTTTGAGGGTATTGGTAAACCAGAGCCTCTCAAGGAAAATTTAGCCGGATTTTGGTCACGGCGAATTGATGATACAAATCGTTTGGTTTATGCTGTTGATGATGTCTATGTAACTATTATTTCTTGCCGATATCATTATTAA
- a CDS encoding DUF1499 domain-containing protein, translating to MSNLTTIARLRNIIFSIFLTLIISCIVPATASASDLGIESGSLRPCPTSPNCVVSQNADAKHAIAPITYDVTRDKARETLLKVLTVVPRTTVIEQTDNYIHAISKSRIFKFVDDVEFYFPSNDSVIHIRSSSRVGDSDFGVNRTRLEQIRLALRDLNI from the coding sequence ATGTCCAATTTAACAACAATCGCCCGACTACGGAATATTATTTTCTCGATATTTCTAACTCTGATCATTAGTTGCATAGTTCCTGCAACTGCTTCGGCTTCTGACTTGGGAATTGAATCAGGTTCTCTTCGTCCTTGTCCAACTTCCCCTAACTGTGTTGTCAGTCAAAATGCTGATGCTAAACACGCTATTGCACCAATCACTTATGATGTAACAAGAGATAAGGCTAGAGAAACCTTACTCAAAGTTCTCACGGTTGTTCCCCGCACCACAGTTATAGAACAAACAGATAATTATATTCATGCGATTTCTAAAAGTCGCATTTTCAAATTCGTTGATGATGTAGAATTTTATTTTCCTAGCAATGATTCAGTTATTCATATTCGTTCTTCTTCTCGTGTGGGAGATTCTGATTTTGGTGTCAACCGCACTCGCTTAGAGCAAATTCGTTTAGCTTTACGAGATTTGAATATTTAA
- a CDS encoding type II toxin-antitoxin system Phd/YefM family antitoxin gives MKIISFSEARNSLKTVLDQVTEDADYTIITRRDADDTVVMSLEFFNSLMETVHLLKSPANAAHLERSIAQFKQGKVVQRDLLNE, from the coding sequence ATGAAAATTATCTCTTTTAGCGAGGCCAGAAATAGTCTGAAAACGGTTTTAGACCAGGTGACGGAAGATGCCGACTATACAATTATCACTAGACGGGATGCTGATGATACAGTGGTGATGTCCCTGGAGTTTTTTAATAGTCTCATGGAGACTGTGCATTTATTGAAGTCTCCGGCAAATGCAGCCCATTTAGAACGTTCCATTGCTCAATTTAAGCAGGGGAAAGTGGTGCAGCGAGATTTGTTAAATGAGTAG
- a CDS encoding rhomboid family intramembrane serine protease, with product MFPLYDDNPTRITPYFTYGLIGMNVLVFLHEINLSSLQLEQFFQLYAVIPQELTINWSREWTTLFTSQFLHGGWWHLISNMVYLWVFGNNIEDRLGHFKYLLFYLTCGAIAALCQWFIGMYSAVPSLGASGAISGVLGAYLIWFPQARITTLIFLGFFITTINVPALVIIGIFFVQNLISGFASLQAAANMSVETGGVAYWAHLGGFVVGSIFALVNRE from the coding sequence GTGTTTCCCCTCTACGATGACAACCCCACCCGAATTACTCCATATTTTACCTATGGGTTAATTGGAATGAATGTCCTAGTTTTTCTCCATGAAATAAACTTGTCAAGTCTACAACTAGAACAATTTTTTCAATTGTATGCGGTAATACCGCAAGAATTAACCATTAACTGGAGTCGAGAGTGGACAACCTTATTTACATCACAATTTTTGCATGGAGGTTGGTGGCACTTAATATCCAATATGGTCTATTTGTGGGTATTTGGTAACAATATTGAAGACCGCTTAGGACATTTTAAATATCTATTGTTTTATTTAACCTGTGGGGCTATAGCTGCTCTATGTCAATGGTTTATTGGTATGTACTCTGCTGTTCCTTCCTTGGGAGCAAGTGGGGCAATTTCTGGAGTTTTAGGTGCATATTTAATCTGGTTTCCTCAAGCAAGAATTACCACTTTAATCTTTTTAGGTTTTTTTATCACCACAATTAATGTTCCGGCATTAGTAATTATTGGTATTTTCTTTGTGCAAAATCTCATTTCTGGTTTTGCTAGTCTCCAAGCAGCAGCTAATATGAGTGTAGAAACGGGAGGAGTCGCTTATTGGGCGCATCTTGGAGGTTTTGTCGTCGGGAGTATTTTTGCACTGGTGAATAGGGAATAG
- a CDS encoding toxin-antitoxin system TumE family protein — MKNVRNADDYLAWIKSVIALCPEVVNLTIIREESQTDKGLWRYRLTLKDGSFLEMFEFLQIASGQVEIIKYSFHWQAENRELIKRWDNAPHHPEISTYPHHLHDGSEDSVFPYLSVDIEEILRQISEHIKSQ, encoded by the coding sequence ATGAAAAATGTTAGAAATGCCGATGACTATTTGGCATGGATAAAATCTGTAATTGCACTTTGTCCAGAAGTCGTAAATTTAACGATTATTCGAGAAGAATCACAAACTGATAAAGGACTATGGCGTTATCGTCTGACATTAAAAGATGGTAGCTTTTTAGAAATGTTTGAATTCTTGCAAATAGCATCAGGACAAGTAGAAATAATTAAATATAGTTTCCATTGGCAAGCTGAAAATAGAGAACTAATAAAACGTTGGGATAACGCACCCCATCATCCTGAAATTTCAACCTATCCCCATCATTTACATGATGGTTCTGAAGATTCCGTTTTTCCGTATTTATCTGTTGATATTGAAGAAATTTTAAGACAAATTTCTGAACATATAAAATCTCAATAA